The proteins below come from a single Chryseobacterium sp. MA9 genomic window:
- a CDS encoding phosphoheptose isomerase — protein sequence MNTEKKEIFNRVENMLQKQGFTIAAKDDTRPWGGFFVIDETQAQDFANQYFDGIDVDGLRIGGKLSPKILIVAPEARLSWQYHHRRAEIWQVVEGTVGIKRSNTDEEGELDEYGPKDQVKLQQGERHRLIGLAGWGIVAEIWQHTDASNPSDEDDIVRVQDDFGR from the coding sequence ATGAATACAGAAAAAAAAGAAATATTCAATAGAGTAGAAAATATGCTGCAGAAACAAGGTTTTACTATCGCAGCAAAAGATGATACAAGACCATGGGGAGGCTTCTTTGTGATTGATGAAACACAGGCGCAGGATTTTGCCAATCAGTATTTTGACGGAATTGATGTAGATGGTCTTAGAATAGGAGGAAAGCTAAGCCCGAAAATTCTTATTGTTGCTCCGGAAGCAAGATTAAGCTGGCAGTATCACCACAGAAGAGCTGAAATCTGGCAGGTAGTAGAAGGAACGGTAGGAATCAAAAGAAGCAATACTGATGAAGAAGGTGAATTGGATGAATACGGTCCAAAAGATCAGGTGAAACTTCAGCAGGGTGAAAGACACAGATTGATAGGTCTTGCAGGTTGGGGTATTGTAGCTGAAATCTGGCAGCACACTGATGCGTCCAATCCTTCGGACGAAGATGATATCGTAAGAGTACAGGATGACTTTGGAAGATAA
- a CDS encoding GH92 family glycosyl hydrolase: MKFIFSTCLLLLQAWALGQNISPVDYVNPLMGTQSKPSLSNGNTYPAVGLPWGMNIWTPQTGKMGDGWAYTYDADKIKGFKQTHQPSPWMNDYGAFAVMPGVGKVKFKEDDRASWFSHKAEVSTPYFYSVYLADINVTTEFTPTERASYFKFDFPKTDSAYVVVDALNKGSYIKILPKERKILGYTTKYSTGKYDNFKNYFVIQFDKDFELTKTWKDDKLVNDQLEITSDHTGAVVGFKLKNKETVYAKVASSFISFEQAELNLKREIGTRNFEQVKTDAKNIWNKTLGKLEVKGGTDQQMRTFYSSLYRTLFFPQKLYEIDAQNKIKHWSPYNGKIVDGRMFAGTGFWDTFRALYPFLNLVYPSINVEMQEGLANAYKEGGFLPEWSSPGYSDIMIGNNSASVVADAYIKGLRGYDTEALWQAVKHGANNEGPIEAVGRAGVGYYNTLGYVPYDVKINENAARTLEYAYDDFSIYQLGKALGKPASEIDIYKKRAYNYKNVFDKETGLMRGKNKDGNFQKPFNPFKWGDAFTEGNSWHYTWSVFQDIDGLAELMGGKKKFEAKLDEVFSLPPVFDDSYYGGVIHEIREMQIMNMGQYAHGNQPIQHMIYLYNYAGAPYKTQYWARQVMNKLYHATPDGYCGDEDNGQTSAWYIFSALGFYPVTPATDQYVLGAPLFKEATIHLENGKKIEIKAPENNSENLYVKSLNVNKQPYSKNWLSHKELIKGTVLDFKMDNKPNKERGSEEKDFPYSMSKEESNK; this comes from the coding sequence ATGAAGTTTATATTTTCTACTTGCTTACTGCTATTACAGGCTTGGGCATTGGGTCAGAACATATCTCCCGTAGATTATGTGAATCCTTTGATGGGAACACAGTCCAAGCCTTCTTTATCCAATGGAAATACCTATCCGGCTGTCGGACTTCCATGGGGAATGAATATCTGGACACCGCAGACCGGTAAAATGGGTGACGGATGGGCATATACCTACGATGCAGATAAAATAAAAGGATTCAAACAAACACACCAACCATCTCCCTGGATGAACGATTATGGTGCATTTGCCGTTATGCCGGGAGTAGGTAAAGTGAAATTTAAAGAAGATGACAGAGCGAGTTGGTTCAGCCATAAAGCTGAGGTTTCCACGCCTTATTTTTATAGTGTTTATCTGGCTGATATTAACGTTACTACAGAATTTACTCCTACAGAAAGAGCCTCTTATTTTAAATTTGACTTTCCGAAAACAGACAGTGCTTACGTAGTTGTTGATGCCTTGAACAAAGGTTCTTACATCAAGATTTTACCGAAAGAAAGAAAAATCCTGGGTTATACAACAAAATATTCTACCGGGAAATATGATAATTTTAAAAACTACTTTGTTATTCAGTTTGACAAGGATTTTGAACTGACAAAAACCTGGAAAGATGATAAACTGGTTAATGATCAATTAGAAATTACCAGCGATCATACAGGTGCTGTAGTAGGTTTTAAACTTAAAAACAAAGAAACGGTTTATGCAAAAGTAGCTTCTTCATTCATCAGCTTTGAACAGGCAGAACTGAACCTTAAAAGAGAAATCGGAACCAGAAACTTTGAACAGGTAAAAACCGATGCTAAAAATATCTGGAACAAAACATTAGGAAAATTAGAAGTGAAAGGGGGAACTGATCAGCAGATGAGAACCTTTTATTCCTCTTTATACAGAACTTTATTCTTCCCACAGAAGTTATATGAGATAGATGCTCAGAATAAAATAAAGCACTGGAGCCCTTATAACGGCAAAATTGTTGACGGAAGAATGTTTGCAGGAACCGGCTTCTGGGATACCTTCCGTGCTTTGTACCCTTTCCTGAATCTTGTATATCCAAGTATCAATGTAGAAATGCAGGAAGGATTGGCCAATGCTTACAAAGAAGGAGGCTTCTTACCAGAGTGGAGCAGTCCGGGATATTCTGATATTATGATTGGAAACAATTCCGCATCCGTAGTAGCAGACGCTTACATCAAAGGACTTCGTGGATATGATACGGAAGCCCTTTGGCAGGCAGTAAAACACGGAGCAAATAATGAAGGACCAATAGAAGCTGTGGGTCGTGCAGGAGTAGGATATTACAACACTTTGGGCTATGTACCTTACGATGTGAAAATCAATGAAAATGCGGCAAGAACATTAGAGTATGCCTATGACGACTTTTCTATTTATCAGTTAGGAAAAGCACTGGGAAAACCGGCTTCTGAAATTGATATCTATAAGAAAAGAGCTTATAATTATAAAAACGTATTTGATAAGGAAACAGGTTTAATGCGTGGTAAAAACAAAGACGGTAACTTCCAGAAACCTTTCAATCCTTTCAAATGGGGAGATGCATTTACAGAAGGAAACAGCTGGCATTACACATGGTCTGTTTTCCAGGATATTGACGGTCTGGCAGAACTGATGGGTGGGAAAAAGAAATTTGAGGCGAAATTAGATGAGGTATTCTCATTACCTCCGGTTTTTGATGACAGTTATTATGGAGGTGTGATCCACGAGATCAGAGAAATGCAGATCATGAATATGGGTCAGTATGCCCATGGAAACCAGCCTATTCAGCATATGATCTATCTGTACAACTATGCCGGAGCACCTTACAAAACCCAATATTGGGCAAGGCAGGTGATGAATAAATTGTATCATGCAACTCCGGATGGATATTGCGGAGACGAAGATAACGGACAGACTTCTGCGTGGTATATTTTCTCAGCCCTTGGATTTTATCCAGTAACACCGGCAACGGATCAGTATGTGTTGGGTGCACCATTATTTAAAGAAGCTACCATTCATCTTGAAAATGGTAAGAAAATTGAAATAAAAGCTCCGGAAAATAATTCCGAAAATCTATATGTAAAATCATTGAATGTAAACAAGCAGCCTTACTCTAAAAACTGGCTTAGTCATAAAGAGCTTATAAAAGGAACTGTTTTAGACTTTAAAATGGATAACAAGCCTAATAAAGAAAGAGGTTCAGAGGAAAAAGATTTTCCCTATTCAATGTCAAAAGAAGAATCAAATAAATAA